In Bradyrhizobium guangxiense, the following are encoded in one genomic region:
- the xylB gene encoding xylulokinase codes for MYLGIDLGTSAVKTVLVDEAQRVIASESRPLTITSPQPGYAEQDPALWIDAAFATLDALKASHAGALAAVKGIGLSGQMHGAILLDASAKPLRPCILWNDGRSAAECRILERRWPALRATTGNKAMPGFTAPKLLWIATHEPDVFAATKLVLLPKAYLRLVLSGEAVEDVSDASGSLWLHAARRDWSDAALAATGLSRQHMPRLVEGCAPAARLRSELAQRWGMTGQPVIAGGAGDNPAGAMGIGAIELGTAFVSLGTSGALLAPTNRIAANPDRVVHTFCHAIPGMWIQAGAILSAASCLTWAARLFGVSEAELLAPLGSRPQAPSPVSFLPYLAGERTPHDDPAVRGMLDGLSHGTDRAAIVQAVLEGVAFALADCRDALAGAGIAIAEADVIGGGSRSEFWLAVLANVLNVPVHRFAGGETGAAFGAARLGRLAVTGEAITAVCTRPQRIATFEPDAGLTSAYAERLPAWRQLYRPRH; via the coding sequence ATGTATCTCGGCATCGATCTCGGCACCTCCGCAGTCAAGACCGTTCTCGTCGACGAGGCCCAGCGCGTGATCGCAAGCGAGAGCCGGCCGCTGACGATCACCTCGCCGCAGCCGGGCTATGCCGAGCAGGACCCGGCGCTGTGGATCGATGCGGCCTTCGCCACGCTGGATGCCCTGAAGGCCTCGCATGCTGGCGCGCTGGCGGCGGTCAAAGGGATCGGGCTGTCCGGCCAAATGCATGGCGCGATACTGCTCGACGCGAGCGCGAAGCCGCTGCGGCCCTGCATCCTCTGGAACGACGGGCGCTCTGCCGCCGAGTGCCGGATCCTGGAGCGGCGCTGGCCGGCGTTGCGCGCGACCACGGGCAACAAGGCGATGCCGGGGTTCACCGCGCCAAAATTGCTCTGGATCGCGACGCACGAGCCTGACGTCTTTGCGGCGACGAAGCTCGTGCTGCTGCCAAAGGCCTATCTGCGCCTGGTGCTGTCAGGCGAGGCCGTCGAAGACGTTTCGGATGCGTCGGGATCCCTATGGCTCCACGCCGCGCGCCGGGACTGGTCGGATGCGGCACTGGCAGCGACCGGCCTGTCGCGCCAGCACATGCCGCGCCTGGTTGAAGGATGTGCGCCCGCGGCGAGGCTGCGCTCGGAGCTCGCGCAGCGCTGGGGTATGACCGGACAGCCCGTGATCGCGGGTGGCGCCGGCGACAACCCGGCCGGCGCCATGGGCATCGGCGCGATCGAGCTGGGAACCGCGTTCGTATCGCTGGGAACCTCGGGCGCCTTGCTGGCACCGACCAACAGAATAGCCGCCAACCCCGATCGTGTCGTGCACACGTTCTGCCACGCCATTCCCGGCATGTGGATTCAGGCCGGTGCGATCCTCTCCGCCGCCTCCTGCCTCACCTGGGCCGCGCGCTTGTTCGGCGTCAGCGAGGCTGAGTTGCTGGCACCGCTTGGATCGCGCCCGCAGGCACCGTCGCCGGTGAGCTTTCTGCCGTATCTCGCAGGTGAGCGTACGCCGCACGACGATCCCGCCGTGCGCGGCATGCTCGATGGTTTGAGCCATGGCACCGATCGCGCTGCGATCGTGCAGGCGGTGCTCGAAGGCGTTGCCTTCGCGCTGGCAGATTGCCGCGACGCGCTCGCGGGTGCCGGCATTGCGATTGCGGAAGCCGACGTCATCGGCGGTGGTTCGCGCTCGGAGTTCTGGCTCGCGGTGCTGGCCAACGTACTGAATGTTCCAGTCCATCGCTTTGCCGGCGGCGAGACCGGCGCGGCGTTCGGTGCGGCGAGATTGGGGCGACTTGCTGTCACCGGTGAGGCGATCACCGCCGTGTGCACGCGGCCGCAGCGCATCGCGACGTTCGAACCTGACGCCGGGCTGACCAGTGCCTATGCCGAGCGGCTTCCCGCCTGGCGCCAACTGTATCGCCCACGCCACTAG
- a CDS encoding sugar ABC transporter ATP-binding protein, with amino-acid sequence MNDPILEMRGVSKTFFGIKALRAVDLTVYAGEIHALMGENGAGKSTLMKILSGAYRPDPGGEIRIEGHPVRIEGPLGGRSAGISIIYQELSLAPNLSVAENIYLGRELSRSGLLARGAMREGVGPILKRLGADFLPSTLVAHLSMGQRQLVEIARALHARSKILIMDEPTTALSAAESERLFALIRQLRAEGLAIIYISHRMDEVYALGDRVTVLRDGRLVGSLDKPEIRADTIVRLMVGRDVSSFYKKDHDPEAGRGHPVLAAIDMADAQRVRGCSLTVHAGEVVGLAGLIGAGRTELAHLIIGASPKTSGRLELEGQPVEIRNPGEALEAGIAYLTEDRKALGLFLDMSCLDNINLAVLGRDAKLGWFLDRDRARERAARAFAGLSIRAANVGVPAGGLSGGNQQKVLLSRLLAIAPKVLILDEPTRGVDVGAKSEIYSIIDNLAKAGTAILVISSDLPEIIGICDRVVVMRMGHIAGEVTRGPNSSLTQEDIMALATGMEHLDA; translated from the coding sequence ATGAACGATCCGATTCTCGAGATGCGTGGGGTCTCCAAGACCTTCTTTGGCATCAAGGCGCTGCGGGCCGTCGATCTCACTGTCTATGCCGGCGAAATTCATGCGCTGATGGGTGAGAACGGCGCCGGCAAGTCGACGCTGATGAAGATCCTGTCCGGGGCCTACAGGCCTGATCCCGGCGGCGAGATCCGCATCGAAGGACACCCGGTACGGATCGAAGGTCCGCTCGGCGGCCGCAGCGCGGGCATCTCCATCATCTATCAGGAGCTGTCGCTGGCGCCCAATCTCAGCGTCGCCGAGAATATCTATCTCGGGCGGGAGCTCTCGCGATCAGGTTTGCTGGCGCGCGGCGCCATGCGCGAAGGCGTCGGTCCGATCCTGAAACGGCTCGGCGCGGACTTCCTGCCCTCGACGCTGGTGGCGCATCTCTCCATGGGCCAGCGGCAACTGGTCGAGATCGCGCGTGCGCTGCACGCGAGATCAAAGATCCTGATCATGGACGAGCCGACCACCGCGTTGTCGGCCGCCGAGAGCGAGCGGCTGTTCGCGTTGATCCGCCAGCTCCGCGCCGAGGGGCTTGCCATCATCTACATCTCGCATCGCATGGACGAGGTCTACGCGCTCGGCGACCGCGTCACTGTGCTGCGCGACGGCCGGTTGGTCGGCTCGCTCGACAAGCCCGAGATCCGCGCCGACACCATCGTGCGGCTGATGGTCGGGCGCGACGTCTCCTCGTTCTACAAGAAGGACCACGATCCCGAGGCGGGGCGGGGACATCCCGTGCTCGCGGCAATCGACATGGCCGACGCTCAGCGCGTCAGGGGCTGCTCGCTTACCGTGCATGCGGGCGAGGTGGTTGGCCTCGCCGGCCTGATCGGCGCCGGCCGCACCGAGCTTGCGCATCTCATCATCGGCGCGTCGCCCAAGACCTCCGGCCGGCTCGAGCTGGAGGGACAGCCGGTCGAGATTCGCAATCCCGGAGAGGCGCTCGAGGCCGGGATCGCCTATCTGACCGAGGACCGCAAAGCGCTCGGCCTGTTCCTCGACATGTCGTGCCTGGACAACATCAACCTCGCGGTGCTCGGCCGCGATGCGAAGCTCGGCTGGTTCCTGGATCGCGACAGAGCGCGCGAGCGCGCCGCCAGGGCCTTCGCAGGCCTCAGCATCCGCGCCGCCAATGTCGGCGTCCCCGCCGGGGGCCTGTCCGGCGGCAACCAGCAAAAGGTGCTGCTGTCGCGGCTTCTGGCCATTGCGCCGAAGGTCCTGATCCTCGATGAGCCGACGCGCGGCGTCGATGTCGGCGCCAAATCCGAGATCTATTCGATCATCGACAATCTGGCCAAGGCCGGCACCGCGATCCTCGTCATCTCGTCCGATCTGCCCGAGATCATCGGCATCTGCGACCGCGTCGTCGTGATGCGGATGGGGCACATCGCCGGCGAGGTGACGCGCGGCCCCAATTCGTCGCTGACGCAGGAAGACATCATGGCGCTTGCCACGGGGATGGAGCATCTCGATGCCTGA
- a CDS encoding ABC transporter permease subunit, translated as MPDNGAAKAQPAPTTNGAGAETRRQRVRVLISALGMLPVLLILCIGFHFLSEGRFFTGQNLGIVLQQAAVNTVLAAGMTFVILTGGIDLSVGSILAASAMAGLTLSKLPELGMMWLPASLLTGLGFGIVNGALIALLRLPPFIVTLGSLTAVRGLARLLGADTTVFNPSIPYAFIGNGSLTLIPGVASIPWLSVIALLVILVSWLGLRRTVLGVHIYAVGGNESAARLAGIKVWAVLIFVYGVSGLFAGLGGAMQAARLYAANGLQLGQSYELDAITAVILGGTSFVGGIGSIWGTLVGALIIAVLSNGLILVGVSDIWQYVIKGLVIIGAVALDRYRLQGSART; from the coding sequence ATGCCTGACAATGGCGCTGCAAAGGCCCAGCCCGCCCCGACGACGAACGGTGCTGGCGCCGAGACGAGGCGCCAGCGGGTCAGGGTGCTGATCAGCGCGCTTGGCATGCTGCCGGTGCTGCTCATTCTCTGCATCGGCTTTCATTTCCTGTCCGAGGGCCGTTTCTTCACCGGACAAAATCTCGGCATCGTGCTGCAGCAGGCCGCGGTGAACACCGTGCTCGCCGCAGGCATGACCTTCGTCATCCTCACCGGCGGCATCGATCTTTCGGTCGGCTCGATCTTGGCGGCCTCCGCGATGGCCGGGTTGACGCTCTCGAAGCTGCCGGAGCTCGGAATGATGTGGCTGCCGGCGTCGCTGCTCACCGGCCTTGGCTTCGGAATTGTCAACGGCGCGCTGATCGCGCTGCTCCGCCTGCCGCCTTTCATCGTCACGCTCGGTTCGCTGACCGCGGTGCGCGGCCTTGCGCGGCTGCTCGGGGCCGACACCACCGTGTTCAATCCATCCATTCCCTACGCCTTCATCGGCAACGGCTCACTGACGCTCATTCCCGGCGTCGCCTCGATCCCGTGGCTCTCGGTGATCGCCTTGCTCGTCATCCTGGTCTCGTGGCTGGGGCTGCGCCGGACCGTGCTCGGCGTGCACATCTATGCAGTGGGCGGCAATGAAAGCGCGGCGCGGCTTGCGGGCATCAAGGTCTGGGCGGTGCTGATCTTCGTCTACGGTGTCTCCGGGCTTTTCGCCGGGCTCGGCGGCGCCATGCAGGCCGCGCGGCTCTACGCGGCCAACGGCCTGCAGCTCGGTCAGTCCTACGAGCTCGACGCGATCACCGCCGTGATCCTCGGCGGCACCTCCTTCGTCGGCGGCATCGGCTCGATCTGGGGCACGCTGGTCGGCGCACTGATCATCGCAGTGCTGTCGAACGGCCTCATCCTCGTCGGTGTTTCCGACATCTGGCAATATGTGATCAAGGGCCTCGTGATCATCGGCGCCGTGGCGCTGGATCGTTACCGGCTGCAAGGCTCTGCCAGGACTTGA
- a CDS encoding ABC transporter substrate-binding protein encodes MLKTIMLAGTAAALALTTAPSFAKELKSIGVSLGSMGNPFFVALSKGAEFEAKKTNPNVKITTVGFEYDLGKQVTQIDNFIAAGVDLILLNPGDPKAIGPAIKKAQGAGIVVVAVDTAAEGADATVTTNNVQAGEISCQYIVDKLGGKGDVVIENGPQVSAVIDRVVGCKNVFAKNPGIKVLSSDQDGKGSREGGLTVAQGYLTRFPKIDAIFAINDPQAIGTDLAARQQNRTGIVITAVDGAPDIEAALKDPQSAQIQASASQDPFFMARRAVQVGVGILNGQKPASTVELLPSKLVTRDNVAEYKGWTSDRSQ; translated from the coding sequence ATGTTGAAGACGATCATGCTCGCCGGCACCGCGGCGGCGCTTGCCCTGACCACCGCGCCATCCTTCGCCAAGGAGCTCAAGTCGATCGGCGTCTCGCTGGGATCGATGGGCAACCCGTTCTTCGTCGCGCTGTCGAAGGGCGCCGAGTTCGAGGCGAAGAAGACCAATCCCAATGTGAAGATCACGACGGTGGGCTTCGAATACGATCTCGGCAAGCAGGTCACCCAGATCGACAATTTCATCGCGGCCGGCGTCGATCTGATCCTGCTCAATCCCGGCGATCCCAAAGCGATCGGGCCGGCGATCAAGAAGGCGCAGGGCGCGGGCATCGTCGTGGTCGCAGTCGACACCGCGGCCGAAGGCGCCGATGCCACCGTGACCACGAACAATGTGCAGGCCGGTGAGATCTCCTGCCAGTACATCGTCGACAAGCTGGGCGGCAAGGGCGACGTCGTCATCGAGAACGGGCCGCAGGTCTCCGCTGTGATCGATCGCGTCGTCGGCTGCAAGAACGTCTTCGCGAAGAACCCCGGCATCAAGGTGTTGTCCAGCGATCAGGACGGCAAGGGTTCGCGCGAGGGCGGTCTCACCGTCGCGCAGGGCTACCTGACCCGCTTTCCCAAGATCGACGCCATCTTCGCCATCAACGACCCGCAGGCGATCGGCACCGATCTTGCGGCGCGCCAGCAGAACCGCACGGGCATCGTCATCACGGCGGTCGACGGCGCGCCCGATATCGAGGCGGCGCTGAAGGACCCGCAGTCAGCGCAGATCCAGGCCTCTGCGTCGCAGGACCCGTTCTTCATGGCGCGGCGGGCCGTGCAGGTCGGGGTCGGCATTCTCAATGGCCAGAAGCCGGCCTCGACCGTCGAGCTGCTGCCCTCGAAGCTGGTGACCAGGGACAACGTCGCCGAGTACAAGGGCTGGACCTCGGATCGCTCTCAGTAG
- a CDS encoding glucosamine inositolphosphorylceramide transferase family protein, with the protein MIIEFRCDRQYARRWMDRATLSVDGRDVPVQIAWAATAEPRPAGLDALFELERVVLHKGKPSGANRLTNIPEPMRARTATADVIVDFTGGARDPNSSARLYLRPLFNGVAGENAALAAILAGDLPVIDIVNEVDGSVVDRGHPSGEIAAGLSGALETVMARTLTMVAAILSGRPRIVPQLARPAENDARRSPVGYVARGLAASIAKEIYRLCCYAPHWHVGWRFNDNAGVWQTGDLSGPGWNILEDPGNHFYADPFPITWQGRTFVFFEDLDHRVGKGIISAIEFGANGPTGEVVPVLEEPWHLSYPFLIEDGGELWMIPESSIHADVALYKCVRFPDKWERHATLLSGLELADVTITRHNGLHYLFGAWRDGTGGYSDSLAIYYADRLLGPWLPHASNPVLIDRASTRPAGNFVTINNKLWRPVQNCTDGYGAALALAEVVELSPTTFKQVVRHSLKPGPLWPGRKLHTLNRCGRLEVIDGSHVQPKTRAFASKSPATVPSPQASPYTAR; encoded by the coding sequence ATGATCATCGAGTTTCGCTGTGACCGACAATACGCGCGGCGATGGATGGACCGCGCGACGCTGTCGGTCGACGGCCGGGATGTTCCGGTTCAGATCGCGTGGGCGGCAACGGCCGAGCCGCGACCCGCGGGTCTCGACGCCCTGTTCGAGCTCGAACGCGTGGTGTTGCACAAGGGCAAGCCGAGTGGTGCCAACCGGCTGACCAACATTCCGGAACCGATGCGGGCTCGCACCGCGACTGCCGACGTGATCGTCGATTTCACCGGTGGCGCGCGCGATCCGAATAGTTCCGCCCGGCTCTATCTCCGTCCGCTGTTCAATGGAGTTGCAGGCGAAAATGCCGCGCTCGCTGCCATTCTGGCCGGCGACCTGCCGGTGATCGACATCGTCAATGAGGTCGATGGCTCGGTCGTCGATCGCGGCCATCCGTCCGGCGAAATTGCCGCAGGCCTCAGCGGCGCGCTCGAAACCGTCATGGCACGAACCCTGACCATGGTGGCGGCGATCCTGTCGGGAAGGCCGCGGATTGTGCCGCAGCTGGCGCGCCCCGCCGAAAATGACGCGCGACGCAGCCCCGTTGGCTACGTCGCGCGCGGCCTTGCCGCCTCGATCGCCAAGGAGATCTATCGCCTCTGCTGCTATGCCCCCCATTGGCATGTCGGATGGCGCTTCAACGACAATGCAGGCGTCTGGCAGACCGGAGATCTCTCCGGTCCAGGCTGGAACATTCTGGAAGATCCGGGCAACCACTTCTACGCGGACCCCTTTCCGATCACCTGGCAGGGGCGAACATTCGTCTTCTTCGAGGATCTCGACCACCGCGTCGGCAAGGGCATCATCTCGGCGATCGAGTTCGGTGCCAATGGGCCGACCGGCGAGGTCGTGCCGGTGCTGGAGGAGCCCTGGCACCTCTCTTATCCGTTTCTGATCGAAGACGGTGGCGAGTTGTGGATGATCCCGGAGAGCTCGATCCACGCCGACGTTGCACTCTACAAATGCGTGCGCTTCCCTGACAAATGGGAGCGGCACGCGACGCTGCTTTCGGGCCTCGAGCTGGCCGACGTCACGATCACGCGGCACAACGGCCTGCACTATTTGTTCGGAGCCTGGCGCGACGGAACCGGCGGCTACTCGGACTCGCTGGCGATCTATTATGCCGACCGCCTCCTGGGGCCCTGGTTGCCCCATGCCAGCAATCCGGTCCTGATCGACCGCGCGAGCACGCGGCCGGCGGGGAATTTCGTCACGATCAACAACAAATTGTGGCGCCCGGTCCAGAACTGCACAGACGGATACGGCGCGGCGCTCGCGCTGGCGGAGGTGGTCGAACTGTCGCCGACGACGTTCAAGCAGGTCGTCCGCCATTCCCTGAAGCCGGGACCGCTGTGGCCCGGCAGGAAGCTCCACACCCTGAACCGCTGCGGCCGGCTCGAGGTGATCGACGGATCGCACGTCCAACCCAAGACCCGCGCCTTCGCGAGCAAATCTCCGGCGACCGTTCCGTCTCCGCAAGCCAGCCCCTACACCGCCCGCTAA
- a CDS encoding glycosyltransferase family 4 protein produces MLHYQPNKKLGETTATELARSNGGGRKLHVLLAQTQAENAGAQEISRLLGAGLTARGYRVTNLFFFRKSDSFDEPPDTLYCTPRRPGNPIALLQMLWTLGRHIRTIKPDAVLTFQHFGNIIAGGVTRLVSRAPVVANQVSSALAMSWPVRTADIAMGSLGFFDRITLNSQDMEREYSRYPGAYRSRMVHVPHGFDDKALTLSKEAARRAFNLPPDRVLLGCAARLHPHKRLDAAIGLLPDEPSWHLALAGQGADEARLRQLADDLKVSDRLHLLGEIPPSRMADFLACLDVFVFPTQAETFGLAAVEAANAGVPSVVTDLPVLREVLSYEGKPAALFVDAADHAKLSTAVSTLLTDHRLRDELRQNAKGLRLRYSVDAMVEEYVRILGQVI; encoded by the coding sequence CCGAAAACTCCACGTGCTGCTCGCGCAGACCCAGGCCGAGAATGCCGGTGCGCAAGAGATCTCCAGGCTGCTCGGCGCCGGGCTGACCGCGCGCGGCTACCGCGTCACCAACCTCTTCTTCTTCCGCAAATCGGATTCCTTCGACGAGCCACCCGATACGCTCTATTGCACGCCGAGGCGGCCGGGCAACCCGATCGCGCTGTTGCAGATGCTGTGGACGCTCGGCCGTCATATCCGCACGATCAAGCCTGACGCCGTCCTGACCTTCCAGCATTTCGGCAACATCATCGCCGGCGGCGTGACGCGCCTCGTCAGTCGCGCACCGGTCGTCGCCAATCAGGTTTCGTCCGCGCTGGCGATGAGCTGGCCGGTCCGCACCGCCGACATCGCCATGGGCAGCCTCGGCTTCTTCGACCGCATTACGCTCAATTCGCAGGACATGGAGCGCGAATATTCGCGCTATCCCGGGGCCTACCGGTCGCGCATGGTGCATGTGCCGCACGGCTTCGATGACAAGGCCCTGACCCTGTCGAAGGAGGCGGCACGACGAGCGTTCAATCTGCCGCCCGACCGAGTCCTGCTCGGCTGCGCCGCAAGGCTGCATCCGCACAAGCGGCTCGATGCGGCGATAGGTCTGCTGCCGGACGAGCCTTCCTGGCACCTTGCGCTCGCCGGCCAAGGCGCCGACGAAGCCCGGCTGAGACAGCTGGCGGATGACCTGAAGGTGTCAGACAGGCTGCATTTGCTCGGGGAAATTCCTCCCAGCCGGATGGCGGACTTCCTCGCCTGTCTGGATGTGTTCGTATTCCCGACACAGGCCGAGACCTTCGGTCTGGCTGCGGTCGAGGCTGCCAATGCCGGAGTGCCGTCGGTCGTCACCGATCTTCCCGTCCTGCGCGAGGTGTTGTCCTACGAGGGGAAGCCGGCCGCTCTCTTCGTCGATGCCGCCGATCATGCGAAGCTCTCGACGGCCGTTTCCACGCTGCTGACGGACCACCGCTTGCGCGACGAGCTGCGACAAAACGCCAAAGGCCTGAGGCTGCGCTATTCGGTAGATGCCATGGTGGAGGAATACGTTCGAATTCTCGGCCAGGTCATTTGA